Below is a window of Cupriavidus sp. MP-37 DNA.
CCATGAGCTGCTGGCGCTGGCGCAGGCCGCACACAACTCGGGCGGCATCGTGATCGCGCAGGTCGAAGGCCTGGTCGATCACCACGAGATCCTGCAGGCCATCCACGTGCCCGGCATCCTGGTCGACTACGTGGTGGTCTGCGACAACCCCGCCAACCACCAGATGACCTTTGCCGAGGCCTTCAACCCGGCGTACGTCACGCCGTGGCAGGGCGAGGGCGCCACGGATGAGGCCGCCGGCACGTCGCCCGAGGCCGGGCCGCTCGACGCGCGCACCATCGTGCAGCGCCGCGCGGTGATGGAGCTGGCGCGGCGCGCGCCGCGCGTGGTCAACCTTGGGGTAGGCATGCCGGCGGCGGTGGGGATGCTGGCGCACCAGGCCGGGCTGCACGGCTTCACGCTGACGGTCGAAGCCGGCCCGATCGGCGGCACGCCCGCCGATGGCCTCAGCTTCGGTGCCTCGGCCTACCCGGAAGCGGTGGTGGACCAGCCCGCGCAGTTCGACTTCTACGAGGGCGGCGGCATCGACCTGGCGATCCTCGGCCTGGCCGAGCTCGATGGCCAGGGCAACGTCAACGTCAGCAAGTTCGGCGAAGGCGAGGGCGCGCTGATTGCCGGCGTCGGCGGCTTTATCAACATCACCCAGAGCGCGCGCGCGGTGGTGTTCATGGGCACGCTGACGGCCGGCGGGCTGGAGGTACGCGCGGGCGACGGCCGCTTGCAGATCGTGCGCGAAGGCCGCGTGAAGAAGATCGTGCCGGAGGTCTCGCACCTGAGCTTCAACGGCCCCTATGTGGCATCGCTGGGCATCCCGGTGGTGTACATCACCGAACGCGCGGTGTTCGAGATGCGTGCCGGCGACGGCGATGCGGGCAACGCGGCCCGCCTCACGCTGGTCGAGATCGCCCCCGGCGTCGACCTGCAGCGCGATGTGCTCGACCAGTGCGCCACGCCGGTTGCGGTGGCGCCGGACCTGCGCGAGATGGATGCCCGGCTGTTCCAGGCCGGCACCATGCGCCTGTAACCGCCGCCGCACCACCACACCATTCCATCGGACAGGCCGGCCATGACCGGCTCGCAAGGAGGCACGCCAGATCTGTCATGACGTTACGCAAGCGCAGTCGCTTCATCCCGGCGCGGCCTGGGCCGCGCATCGATTCTGATTTATCGCGATTTACCGCAGGACACAGCCACACCATGCAGAACACTAGCCGCCGTACCTTCCAGCGCCGCCTGGGCGCCGTCCTCCTGAGCGCCACGCTGCCGCTCGCCGCCGCGCCGGCGTTTGCCGAGACCTACCCGAGCAAGCCGATCCGGCTGGTGGTGCCGTTCCCGCCGGGCGGCCCGACCGACACCGCCGCGCGCATCATCGGCCAGAAGATGAGCGAAACGCTGAAGCAGCCGGTGGTGGTGGACAACCGTCCCGGCGCCTCCGGCACCATCGGCGCCGAAAACGTCGCCAAGAGCCCGGCCGACGGCTACACGCTGCTGGTGCTGGCCACGCCCACGCTGCTGGCGCCGCACCTGATCAACCGCAAGGGCTATGACCTCTTCAAGGACTTCACGCCCATCGGCGCGGCCTATGACCTGCCGATCGTGATGGTGGTCAATCCGCAGGCGATGCCGGACGTGACCAGCCTGCAGCAGTACATCGCCAAGGCCAAGGCCAGGCCGGGCGCGCTCAACTACACCAGCGCCGGCAACGGCAGCTTCGGCCACCTGTCGACCGAGCTGCTGAAGAACCTGGGCAACTTCGACGTGCAGCACGTGCCCTACAAGGGCAGCGCGCCGGCCATCTCCGACCTGCTGGCCGGCCAGGTGCCGATGATGTTCTCGGACATGATCGCGGCGCTGCCGCATATCAAGGCCGGCAAGCTGCGCCCGATCGCGGTCGGCTCGGGCAAGCGGGTCAGCTTTACGCCGGAGGTCAAGACCGTCGCCGAACAGGGCTTCCCCGGCTTCGATGCCACCGCATGGGGCGGCCTGCTGGCGCCGGCCGGCACGCCCAGGGAGGTGGTGGCGACGTTGTCGGCCGAGCTGAAGAAGGCGCTGGCCGATCCGACCGTGCAGCAGAAGATGCTGGGCGCCGGCACCGTGGCCGCCTATATGCCGCCGGAGCAGCTGGCCGCGCGCATGAAGGCCGACTACAGCAAGTGGGGCAAGGTGATCCAGGACAACGGCATCCGCGGCGACTGAGCGGCGCGTCGGGCGGTCTTGCGGCTTGCGGATCCGGGATGCAGCCCGGGCCGCGGGTCAGGCGGGCTGCCGGCCCTGCGGCTGGCTGGCAGGCAGCGCGGGCAGCGTCGGCCGCGGCAGCGCCGCGTGGCGGCCGGCCGCGGCCAGTCCCAGGAACTGGCTGGAGGTGCGCAGGAATTGCTGGCAGGTCTGGCGAAACAGCTCGAAGTCCATGTCGGTCCCGTGTGAAGAAGCGGCGCGGGCCGGCAGGGCCGCCGCGCCGCCGGCATCTTGCTTGGCCGATATGACAATGTCTTGACAATGGGCGCGCCGGCCCGCCGCTGGCGCGGGCTTGTCGCGGCCGCCGCACGGCGGCGCCGGAGCGCCCACTGGACTGGCAGAGATGCTAAAATCTAAGTCTTTGATTCTCTTGGCCAATTGCGTAGTCAGCGCGGCCGCGCCGGAAACTTACCGGTGCCGAGCGAGATTCAGGGCGAGATGAGTTCCAGACGCGTATCCGTTTGTGCCGGGTTCGCCTCCCGCCAATACCGATACCCATGACCACTACGAACGCACCAGAACCTACCACCGCGGTTCCCGCCGCTGTGCAGACCTTCGACGGCTTCGGCCTCGACGCGCGCATCCTGCGCGCCCTGTCCGAGCAGGGCTATAGCTCTCCCACGCCGATCCAGGCGCAGGCCATTCCGGTCGTGCTGCTGGGCAAGGACGTGATGGGCGCCGCGCAGACCGGCACCGGCAAGACCGCCGGCTTCGCGCTGCCGATCATCCAGCGCCTGCTGCCGCTGGCCAATGCCAGCGCCTCGCCGGCGCGCCACCCGGTGCGCGCGCTGATGCTGACGCCCACGCGCGAACTGGCCGACCAGGTCTACGACAATGTCGCCCGCTATGCCAAGCACACCGATCTGCGCAGCACGGTGGTGTTCGGCGGCGTCGACATGAACCCGCAGACCGACGCGCTGCGCCGCGGTGTCGAGATCCTGGTGGCCACGCCCGGCCGCCTGCTCGACCACGTGCAGCAGAAGTCGGTGAACCTGTCGCAGGTGCAGATGCTGGTGCTGGACGAAGCCGACCGCATGCTCGACATGGGCTTCCTGCCGGACCTGCAGCGCATCATCAACCTGCTGCCGGCGCAGCGCCAGACGCTGCTGTTCTCGGCGACGTTCTCGCCGGAGATCAAGCGGCTGGCCTCCAGCTACCTGAAGCAGCCGGTCACCATCGAAGTGGCGCGCAGCAACTCGACCAACGAGAACGTGCGCCAGGCGGTGTACCAGGTCGAGGACGGCCACAAGCAGGCCGCCGTGGTGCACCTGCTCAAGCAGCGTGCGGAGCAAGGGCTCTCGCGCCAGTGCATCGTCTTCGTCAACAGCAAGATCGGCTGCTCGCGGCTGGCACGGCACCTGGAGCGCGAGGGCATCAACGCCGCC
It encodes the following:
- a CDS encoding acyl CoA:acetate/3-ketoacid CoA transferase produces the protein MKVITAREAAALVQDGWTVASAGFVGAGHAEAVTEALEQRFLHSGLPRDLTLVYSAGQGDRGARGVNHFGNAGMTAAVVGGHWRSATRLATLAMAEQCEGYNLPQGVLTHLYRAIAGGKPGVMTKIGLHTFVDPRTAQDARYHGGAVNQRARRAIADGKACWVDAVEFRGDEYLFYPSFPIDCALIRCTAADARGNLSTHREAFHHELLALAQAAHNSGGIVIAQVEGLVDHHEILQAIHVPGILVDYVVVCDNPANHQMTFAEAFNPAYVTPWQGEGATDEAAGTSPEAGPLDARTIVQRRAVMELARRAPRVVNLGVGMPAAVGMLAHQAGLHGFTLTVEAGPIGGTPADGLSFGASAYPEAVVDQPAQFDFYEGGGIDLAILGLAELDGQGNVNVSKFGEGEGALIAGVGGFINITQSARAVVFMGTLTAGGLEVRAGDGRLQIVREGRVKKIVPEVSHLSFNGPYVASLGIPVVYITERAVFEMRAGDGDAGNAARLTLVEIAPGVDLQRDVLDQCATPVAVAPDLREMDARLFQAGTMRL
- a CDS encoding tripartite tricarboxylate transporter substrate binding protein gives rise to the protein MQNTSRRTFQRRLGAVLLSATLPLAAAPAFAETYPSKPIRLVVPFPPGGPTDTAARIIGQKMSETLKQPVVVDNRPGASGTIGAENVAKSPADGYTLLVLATPTLLAPHLINRKGYDLFKDFTPIGAAYDLPIVMVVNPQAMPDVTSLQQYIAKAKARPGALNYTSAGNGSFGHLSTELLKNLGNFDVQHVPYKGSAPAISDLLAGQVPMMFSDMIAALPHIKAGKLRPIAVGSGKRVSFTPEVKTVAEQGFPGFDATAWGGLLAPAGTPREVVATLSAELKKALADPTVQQKMLGAGTVAAYMPPEQLAARMKADYSKWGKVIQDNGIRGD
- a CDS encoding DEAD/DEAH box helicase → MTTTNAPEPTTAVPAAVQTFDGFGLDARILRALSEQGYSSPTPIQAQAIPVVLLGKDVMGAAQTGTGKTAGFALPIIQRLLPLANASASPARHPVRALMLTPTRELADQVYDNVARYAKHTDLRSTVVFGGVDMNPQTDALRRGVEILVATPGRLLDHVQQKSVNLSQVQMLVLDEADRMLDMGFLPDLQRIINLLPAQRQTLLFSATFSPEIKRLASSYLKQPVTIEVARSNSTNENVRQAVYQVEDGHKQAAVVHLLKQRAEQGLSRQCIVFVNSKIGCSRLARHLEREGINAAAIHGDKTQTERMQTLDGFKSGTIDALVATDVAARGLDIPDMPCVINFDVPYSAEDYVHRIGRTGRAGASGDALSIYVPGNDERLLSDIEKLIKRSIPRGKLEGFDPTGERSRHTDGERRRERGEVRRTRGSADSEDRPRRHDHGASRQAFRASDDPFFSRPYEPSPASAAQAKAADEVAAALTRGRQAPKRPVAALLGGVPRKS